One genomic segment of Hordeum vulgare subsp. vulgare chromosome 2H, MorexV3_pseudomolecules_assembly, whole genome shotgun sequence includes these proteins:
- the LOC123431340 gene encoding uncharacterized protein LOC123431340, with translation MLCTLHLPTLSGWMEGFHQLVESMETRQDMATMDWRDDWIDALSLISEDEHRFTFSSTHDICIFLEICFPLDTSKVQRPTGNPYTAKARDWTVMPDLGTICPTTLAAEQPIA, from the exons ATGCTCTGCACTCTGCACCTCCCTACCTTGAGCGGCTGGATGGAaggatttcatcagctggtg GAATCTATGGAGACAAGGCAGGATATGGCAACCATGGATTGGAGAGATGATTGGATAGACGCCCTCTCTTTGATTTCTGAGGATGAGCACAGATTTACTTTTAGCAGCACGCATGACATATGCATCTTTTTGGAAATTTGCTTTCCTTTGGATACTAGTAAGGTGCAAAGGCCAACAGGGAATCCATACACCGCCAAGGCCAGGGACTGGACGGTAATGCCAGATCTCGGCACGATctgccccacaacgctcgccgcagagcaacccatcgcctag